The proteins below are encoded in one region of Xenopus laevis strain J_2021 chromosome 8L, Xenopus_laevis_v10.1, whole genome shotgun sequence:
- the odf2.L gene encoding outer dense fiber protein 2 isoform 1 (isoform 1 is encoded by transcript variant 1; The RefSeq protein has 1 substitution compared to this genomic sequence): MKNRSPSPPLHVHVDESTPVHVHIKKSSRPPAKTQQGAKLKKKGMGNLRRSATVKTKVPWIPPGKSSLRDAGLKWEGLTHRLDITPPDTERMFSALRMSDLSTDEEEMKRSKMNSYEEKIATLMSEMGTLKHELELQKREKYLGKCEEQLAASKRLLEAQQEELAEVSQELVETENENVWLKRSLDRIQEEKGLSILQKQQLQEEKAHLLAKLLEAETDGAEAAKQVTLLSDTIQRLKHEKRMTSTDINLLTRQKELLLQKLNTFEDTNRSLRTLLREQHRQETETYRLMEQKEMLLKKLSDADTEKMHLQLKLHEQEEKVEDLLAQLKTEKDLSKTASEVSKSIESTKAHLQGQLRTREAENNRLSVQIRNLERNEAHQKEEIVKLMEQLTELKQKVDSEKEALKKSVRAQKQRAERSEETLEMLNRQLVGNDSELAKALSSAETWRSRYNKLMKESSQHEEEVAVLSNRLKGLLGESHGIEERGRLERDSLLEKLHQQTTENTCLRLEHEKLKASLTTVEEKLSLAQSEVQQLKNSLRQYEGLVDTYKEQLQKSRQEANSISLQLEMSEKENKNIKEDMNLELEQMRRKFQNRLSELEHLPEILKSTELDLQECHQQLRSYEQKSSELSSTISDLRTRVRNWRNCAL; encoded by the exons ATGAAAAACCGCTCTCCCTCTCCACCGCTGCATGTTCATGTTGATGAAAGTACTCCAGTCCATGTCCACATTAAAAAGTCTTCCAGACCCCCTGCAAAGACACAG CAAGGAGCCAAGCTAAAAAAGAAAGGGATGGGAAATCTCAGGAGGAGTGCAACTGTGAAGACCAAGGTTCCATGGATCCCACCTGGGAAGTCCTCTTTGCGAGATGCTGGTTTAAAGTGGGAG GGCTTAACCCATCGCTTGGACATCACACCTCCAGATACAGAAAGAATGTTTTCAGCTCTGAGAATGAGTGACCTGTCTACAGACGAAGAAGAAATTAAGCGCAGCAAGATGAACTCTTATGAGGAAAAGATTGCCACTTTGATGAGTGAAATGGGAACTCTGAAGCATGAG TTAGAGctacagaaaagggaaaaatacCTGGGGAAATGTGAGGAACAACTAGCTGCATCCAAACGTTTACTGGAGGCACAGCAGGAGGAGCTGGCCGAGGTGTCCCAGGAACTTGTAGAGACAGAGAATGAGAACGTCTGGCTGAAGAGAAGCCTTGACCGGATCCAGGAAGAGAAGGGATTAAGTAT ACTTCAGAAGCAGCAGTTGCAGGAAGAGAAAGCTCACCTTCTGGCTAAGCTATTAGAGGCTGAAACTGATGGGGCAGAGGCAGCGAAGCAAGTGACCCTGCTGAGTGACACCATCCAAAGACTGAAGCAT GAAAAAAGAATGACAAGTACAGATATTAACCTGCTCACTAGGCAAAAGGAATTGCTGCTACAGAAACTGAACACCTTTGAGGACACCAACAGGAGCCTGCGAACGCTACTGAGAGAGCAGCACCGCCAAGAG ACAGAGACATACCGACTGATGGAGCAAAAGGAAATGCTTTTGAAGAAACTGTCTGATGCTGACACAGAGAAAATG CATCTACAGTTAAAGCTTCATGAGCAAGAAGAGAAAGTGGAGGATCTTTTAGCACAGCTGAAGACTGAAAAG GATCTGTCCAAAACTGCATCTGAAGTCTCCAAGTCCATAGAATCTACAAAAGCACATTTACAGGGACAACTGAGAACGCGTGAGGCTGAGAACAATCGCCTGTCTGTGCAGATCAGG AATTTAGAGCGTAATGAGGCTCATCAAAAAGAAGAAATTGTCAAACTGATGGAGCAATTAACAGAGTTGAAGCAGAAAGTGGATTCCGAGAAGGAAGCCCTAAAGAAATCTGTAAGAGCACAGAAACAACGAGCAGAGAGAAGTGAGGAGACCTTAGAGATGCTTAACAGGCAGCTCGTGGGTAAT GACTCTGAGCTGGCTAAGGCCTTATCCAGTGCTGAAACGTGGAGGAGTCGATACAATAAACTGATGAAGGAGAGCAGTCAGCATGAAGAAGAGGTTGCAGTATTGAGCAA TCGACTCAAAGGCCTGCTTGGAGAGAGTCACGGTATAGAAGAGAGGGGCCGCTTGGAACGGGACTCCCTTCTGGAGAAGCTGCATCAGCAGACCACAGAGAATACATGCCTGAGACTAGAACATGAAAAGCTGAAG GCAAGTCTGACAACAGTAGAGGAAAAACTAAGTCTGGCCCAAAGTGAGGTACAACAGCTTAAAAACTCACTACGGCAGTACGAGGGTCTAGTTGATACCTACAAAGAACAG TTACAAAAGAGTCGCCAGGAAGCAAATAGTATAAGCCTGCAGCTGGAAATGTCTgagaaggaaaacaaaaacataaaagaagATATGAACTTGGAGCTGGAACAG